The following nucleotide sequence is from uncultured Draconibacterium sp..
TTTGCGCAGTGCAATTGCATCGAATTCGCCAACACCAAACGATCCGATAAACTGAGGCAGCATACTTGCAGCTTGCAGTTCGTCAGCAGTCAACAACGAGTTTCCTCCCGGACTGTAGGCACGCAATGCAACTTCGTCTTTTTCGTAATTGGCATGTTTAAATACTACCGTTGCGTTATTGCTCAGTTTCCATTCTACGGCATCAAGATCATCCAGCTTTTTAGTTGAAACAACATCGGCGCCCGGCAATTCGCCTTCGATCAACGAAGCTGCTTCGGCTGTATCTTCGTACGGATCGATAGTTGAATTCTCAACATCTTCCATAATAGAAAAAGCTTCCTCTTTTGTAAGGTGCTTTACACCGCTATCGGGGCCGGTAATAACCATTGCACGATTTTTATCGACAAACATTTCGGTAGCCAGCTTATTAACATCGGCCAAGGTTATTGTTTCAAGTATTGCTTGTCCAAATTGCCAGTCGAATTCGGCGTCTGTAAGCGGTTCGCCTTCTAAAAAGTAGTTTTGAATTCCACTTATGTATTGGTCGTTACTGATTTTGTCGCGTTGTTTGTAGGCACTTTCCATCGAGGTAAGCAGGTTTACTTTTGCACGGTTTAATTCGCCCTCGGTAAAACCATGACGAACAATGCGCTGTGCTTCGGTGTAAATGGCCTTCAGGCTTTCGTCTTCTTTATTTGGGTTTGCTGTTGCTGTGATAAAAGCAGCATCGTAACCTCGTACAAAACCTCCAACCTGAACGCTTCCGTTAATAAACGGAGGATTACCTTTTTGAAGCAGTTCCGAAATACGCTCACGACTCATTTGGTTTAAAAGAGTTGCAATATAATCTTCGCGCAGGTAGCCAATATTTTTGTTTTCGCGTGGCGTGGCTTTGTGTTTAATGTAAATTGAAATGCTTGAGTTGGTGGCTTCTTCGTCAGTTGCCAAAACAAATTTAGTCTCATCATGCTCCGGAATTTCAAATACCGGACGTGGTTGTTCATTCTCAACAGCTGGTATTTTCGAGAACAGGTCTTTAACTTTTGCTTCCACCTGGTCAACATCAATATCTCCAACAATTGCAACGGCCTGTAAATCGGTTCGGTACCAATCGTGGTAGAAGTTACGCAAAGTTTCGTAATCAAAGTTTTTAATGATATCCAGGTCGCCAATTACATCGCGTTCGGCCCATTTCGATCCTTCAAAAACTACCGGAAACCACTGGCTGCGCATTCTGAAACCTGCATTTCTTCGTGTTCTCCATTCTTCGGAAATTACACCGCGTTCCAAATCAATTTCTTCTTCGGTAAGAAGCAGGTAGTTCGACCAGTCGTTTAAAACCAAAAGGCACGAATCGATTAGCCCTTCGCGGGTGGCAGGCACATCGCTCAGGTTATAAACTGTTTCGTTAAACGATGTGTAGGCATTGATATTACGACCGAAAGCCACACCGTTTTTTTCCAGATAATCCAAAAAACCTTTTCCAGGATAATGCTTGGTGCCATTAAAAGCCATGTGCTCCAGAAAGTGCGCCAACCCATTTTGATTATCGTTTTCGAGCAGGGCGCCAACATTTTGAATCATGTAAAAGCTAACTCGTTCTTTTGGCTCTTCGTTATGACGGATAAAATAAGTCATTCCGTTCTCTAACTTTCCGGTTCTAATGGCGGGATCAACCGGTACTGCCTGTTTGAGCATGTCTTGTGCTGACACAAAAATTGGGGCAATAACTAAAAATGCCAGCAGCGTAAAAACAAATTTTTTCATATTCTCTTTTTTGTAGTTCGTTATTGAACTGTGTTTGAATTTAAGTATTACTCTGTGAGTATAGTAATAACACCTGAAATTACAGAAAGGATGAAAATAGTAATTAATTTTTGCTTCTGTAATTTTAGAAGACAAGAAAAACCAATAATTTTAGAAGCGAAAACAGGGAATTTACCATTTATTGCATGCAATATTAAAACACAGGAGAAATGGAAAACAATAAACTTATATTTTGGAATGTCGACACGCAGGTAGATTTTGTAGAACCCCAGGGCAAATTGTATGTTCAGGGAGCTGAAAAAATTAAGCCATTGTGGCAGCAGATCACTGATTTTGCAAAGCAGAAAAATATACGAGTAGTAAACACTGCCGATTTTCATTATCCTGAATCGGAAGAACTTTCAGATGATCCGGATTTTATAAATACCTTTCCGCAGCATTGTATGGTCAATACTCCCGGGGCAGAATATATTGCCGAAACACAACCCGAGGATGCCGTTGAGTTTGACTGGGATAAAAACTATGATACTTTTGAAACGGTTAAATCGGCTCGAAACACAGTCATTCGGAAAGATGCTTTTGATGTATTTGCCGGAAATCCTCATACCGATACTATTTTGCAGATACTCTCACCA
It contains:
- a CDS encoding isochorismatase family protein — its product is MENNKLIFWNVDTQVDFVEPQGKLYVQGAEKIKPLWQQITDFAKQKNIRVVNTADFHYPESEELSDDPDFINTFPQHCMVNTPGAEYIAETQPEDAVEFDWDKNYDTFETVKSARNTVIRKDAFDVFAGNPHTDTILQILSPEIVVVYGVTTNVCVNDAVIGLSKRVKRVIVILDAIKELPNISLPFDEWKRLGVEMMTFEELASQI
- a CDS encoding insulinase family protein, whose protein sequence is MKKFVFTLLAFLVIAPIFVSAQDMLKQAVPVDPAIRTGKLENGMTYFIRHNEEPKERVSFYMIQNVGALLENDNQNGLAHFLEHMAFNGTKHYPGKGFLDYLEKNGVAFGRNINAYTSFNETVYNLSDVPATREGLIDSCLLVLNDWSNYLLLTEEEIDLERGVISEEWRTRRNAGFRMRSQWFPVVFEGSKWAERDVIGDLDIIKNFDYETLRNFYHDWYRTDLQAVAIVGDIDVDQVEAKVKDLFSKIPAVENEQPRPVFEIPEHDETKFVLATDEEATNSSISIYIKHKATPRENKNIGYLREDYIATLLNQMSRERISELLQKGNPPFINGSVQVGGFVRGYDAAFITATANPNKEDESLKAIYTEAQRIVRHGFTEGELNRAKVNLLTSMESAYKQRDKISNDQYISGIQNYFLEGEPLTDAEFDWQFGQAILETITLADVNKLATEMFVDKNRAMVITGPDSGVKHLTKEEAFSIMEDVENSTIDPYEDTAEAASLIEGELPGADVVSTKKLDDLDAVEWKLSNNATVVFKHANYEKDEVALRAYSPGGNSLLTADELQAASMLPQFIGSFGVGEFDAIALRKVLTGRTASVATSLGTLTEGFSGSSTPKDFETMMQLLYLQFSDPRFDQEAYEALKSRYVAFLQNMANNPQKIMSDSLSLIATNYSERTKLMSASMFDEIDFAQMEELYTDRFKDAGDFTFFIVGNIEEDVAKEMAKKYIGSLKDLPGEEKWVDHKVRMPKGTTEKKIEVPLQTEKGTVNILIRKEMAYTPQSNVELDVLNAILRLRYTEEVREKEGGTYGVGVGSSSNQYPYERKTLQINFDTDPEKADYLKSIIFREIEKIVNEGPTQEDLDKTILNMKKDRAQAKEHNNYWMNALYNDYYHGYNTDAAENFDDILDALTTDQIQEFTKAIYTDADVVDVVFLPKKAE